The Arachis hypogaea cultivar Tifrunner chromosome 14, arahy.Tifrunner.gnm2.J5K5, whole genome shotgun sequence genome has a segment encoding these proteins:
- the LOC112743667 gene encoding malonyl-CoA:anthocyanidin 5-O-glucoside-6''-O-malonyltransferase gives MPEPSSFKVVQVCSVSPPPQNGTTTTSPTSIPLTFLDILWLRFPPVERLFFIEFPNYPSSNSFYDSVLPNLKHSLSLTLQHFLPLVGNIIWPLDSPKPMIHYVPNEDSVTLTIAESNDHDVNLFDQLCSNLCDASQRYSLVPQLANSHEKASLLALQVTLFPKFGFCVGISTHHAAMDGKSSTLFMKAWSYTCSKLLESPSFPSSLPLPENLTPFLDRSVIRDPTKIGEAYADSWMNHGGTNNRSLKVWDFPNEFAKEGYGVKALFELNPTQIMKLKEHAKSKMGGSKNVKLSSFSVTCAYVLSCLVKTEEQHLLKNAVERVFLIFSVDCRTRLDPPIVSTYFGNCVAGEKVEAETKGILLGNNDGFIVALKGIVEALKRVEDGLVMNGAESWFEDMRKFADKAKIYSIAGSPRFGVYDVDFGYAKPKKVDMTSTDKTGAFSLSENKDNNGGIEIGLALKKSDMEAFSTFFNEGLQSL, from the coding sequence ATGCCAGAACCTTCATCCTTCAAAGTTGTGCAAGTTTGTTCTGTTTCACCACCGCCACAAAATGGAACAACAACAACTTCTCCAACCTCTATACCGCTCACCTTCTTAGACATATTATGGCTACGGTTCCCACCCGTTGAGCGTCTTTTCTTCATCGAATTCCCAAACTACCCTTCTTCTAATTCGTTCTACGACTCTGTTCTTCCAAATCTTAAACACTCTCTTTCCCTCACACTCCAACACTTCCTTCCCCTCGTTGGTAACATTATTTGGCCTTTAGACTCTCCCAAACCGATGATTCATTATGTCCCTAATGAAGATTCTGTTACCTTAACCATAGCAGAGTCCAATGATCACGATGTTAACCTTTTTGACCAACTTTGTTCTAATTTATGTGATGCTTCACAACGTTATTCCTTGGTACCCCAATTGGCCAATTCTCATGAAAAAGCTTCTTTGTTAGCGTTACAAGTAACTTTGTTCCCAAAGTTCGGCTTTTGCGTTGGAATTTCAACACACCATGCAGCCATGGATGGAAAGTCTTCAACTTTGTTCATGAAAGCATGGTCCTACACATGCTCCAAGCTATTAGAATCACCATCTTTTCCATCATCGTTACCATTACCTGAGAATCTAACACCATTTTTGGATAGGTCAGTGATAAGGGACCCAACAAAAATTGGTGAAGCTTATGCAGATTCATGGATGAATCATGGTGGAACAAATAACCGAAGTCTCAAAGTGTGGGATTTTCCTAATGAGTTTGCAAAAGAAGGATATGGGGTTAAGGCGTTGTTTGAATTGAACCCCACACAGATCATGAAGCTCAAGGAACATGCAAAATCCAAGATGGGAGGATCAAAAAATGTGAAACTTTCAAGTTTTTCGGTTACTTGTGCTTATGTATTATCATGTTTGGTCAAAACAGAAGAGCAACACTTGTTGAAAAACGCGGTTGAAAGAGTGTTCCTTATTTTTAGTGTGGATTGTAGAACAAGGTTAGACCCTCCAATTGTTTCAACATATTTTGGGAATTGCGTTGCTGGAGAAAAGGTTGAGGCAGAGACAAAAGGGATACTGTTGGGAAATAATGATGGATTCATCGTTGCTTTGAAAGGAATCGTTGAAGCATTGAAAAGGGTTGAAGATGGGTTAGTAATGAATGGAGCAGAGTCTTGGTTTGAGGATATGCGTAAATTTGCTGATAAAGCAAAGATATATTCCATTGCTGGATCTCCTAGGTTTGGAGTttatgatgttgattttggttatGCAAAGCCTAAGAAAGTGGATATGACTTCAACGGACAAGACAGGAGCTTTTTCTCTTTCGGAGAATAAGGATAACAATGGTGGAATAGAGATTGGGTTGGCATTGAAGAAAAGTGACATGGAAGCTTTCTCTACCTTTTTCAATGAAGGACTTCAATCGTTGTAA
- the LOC140178661 gene encoding uncharacterized protein, translating into MSSSCKWLSMESPCCPSMEPRILPNPSVSIPVLQGAVQQSYHFKPSYRKMWMVKQKAISQIYGDWKESYNKVPKLLQAQQSCFPGTICELQITPYYDGHRLWWAQDGNNNILPIAFAIVESESTES; encoded by the exons ATGTCGTCAAGCTGCAAATGGTTGTCCATGGAGTCTCCGTGTTGCCCTTCGATGGAACCTCGGATACTG CCGAACCCCTCAGTCAGCATTCCTGTCCTGCAAGGTGCCGTCCAAcaaagctatcacttcaaaccctcCTACAGAAAGATGTGGATGGTGAAGCAAAAGGCAATTTCTCAGATCTACGGGGACTGGAAGGAGTCATACAACAAAGTGCCAAAACTACTTCAGGCACAACAAAGTTGCTTCCCTGGGACTATTTGTGAGCTACAGATCACACCATACTACGATGGGCACCGACTG TGGTGGGCACAAGATGGCAACAACAATATCCTACCTATTGCTTTTGCCATTGTGGAGTCTGAGAGTACCGAGTCATAG